A segment of the Lactobacillus sp. ESL0700 genome:
TGCACGTGGTCGCCCACTGTTGGCTTTTCTTTGTTTTTACGAAAAACTCCGCGTGCTCTTGTGCGCACAACGCCAGATTGCGTCTGCACATCATAAAAACCGGCAATTAGGCCAACAACAATTCCTTCGACTTGCTTAGTCATTTATTTCACCTTTTCATTTAATATGGTTTGACCATCGCGCACAACTCGCAAACTACCAGCACCATTTTTCAGTGAAAATGGAATTGAAAAATTGGTATCTCGCTTAATGTATAAGTCGCGGTAAATATTGCTGAGAGAATGATTATCATCGGAAACATAAATTTGCACGTGGTTGCCATGACTGCCGGAAGTATTTTCGGAATCATAGTTAACGGTAAATGTTTTAATCGCGGATGAATCTTCTTCTTCCTTTGGCCCCTCTGATAAACTCACAGTCACCGTGCTACTGCGCGGCACCTGTGTACCAGCTGCTGGACTCATTGAAATAATCTTGCCTTTTTTGACTTTATCAGAATACGTTGAGGTCACTTGCAAGGTCAAGCCACGCTTATGAGCATATTCTTGCGCCTCTTTTAGCGTGTAATCCTTTAAGTTTGCCAATTTAATTGAATTACGACGCGGACCATCATCGCGACCCTTAGAGACAACTAAAGTGACCGTTGTTTGGTTAGGCTTAACCTCAACATCGGCAGCGATACTCTGGCTAATGACGTGATCAGGCGGTACATTAGGCGAATACTGGGTATCTTTGATAACATCAAAGCCCAACTTTTGCAGCTTTGCCACGGCCGCATCATAGTCTTCACCCGTGACGTCGGGCACGCGCACCATCCCGGCACCATCCGAAATATAGAGATCAATTGGCCGACCCTTTTTACTTTGCGAGCCAGCAGGCGGCAAGGTCTCAATTACGCGCCCCTGATCAATACTATCTGAACTCTTATGCTTAATATGCCCGACCTTCAGGCCAACTTTTTCTAGCTGAACTCGGGCACTCTTTTCGGTTAAATTAGTGACGTCGGGAATCCGAACGTCTGCATGGCTGCTAAGAACTAAAAACATTAATCCGACAACTGCAGCCGCAGCAACGGCAATAAACAACCACCACCACTTATTTTGCCTCAGACTAGCTAACAAACCGGTCTTTTTAACTGGCTGCTGCTCTGCCTCTTTGCCCTGAGCTTTTTCTTGGGTTACCTCGGTCTTGCGACTGGGCTTAAAGTTAGGCAAAACAATTGTCTCATCATTATTCAGACCATGATTGGGAATAAAAACTGGCTCATCAGCGCGGCTAGCATCAAGACTCGTATCCAGATCGGCCTTCATTTCTTGAGCAGTGCTGTAGCGGTCTCGAGGGTCCTTAGCAGTAGCCTTTAAAACCACATTTTCTAATGCTTGGGGAACTTTTGGGTCCTTTAATTTAATCGACGGAATCGGCTCTTGAGCATGCTTCAAGGCAATGGCAACAGCGGTGTCACCGTTGAAGGGCACCGTGCCAGTAATCAATTCATAAAGAATAATCCCCAGCGAATACAAATCCGATTGTTTGGTAACTAAACCGCCGCGCGTTTGCTCTGGAGACATGTAATGAACTGAACCAATTGCAGAATTGGTCTGGGTTACGGAATTTTGGTTCAAAGCCACAGCGATGCCAAAGTCGGCAATCTTAATATTGCCGCGTTTATCCATCAGAATATTTTGCGGTTTTAAATCTCGGTGAATCACATTATGCTTGTGCGCCAAGGCCATAGCACTCAATATTTGGTCCATTATCCGAATCACATCGCGCAAGTCTAGTGGTGAATTTTGCCGGATATACTCTTTTAAATCCGGACCCGAAACATACTCCATCACCATGTAAGGCAGGCCGTAATCCGTTCCAACATCCAGCACCATGACAATATTTGGATGGCTTAACTCACTAGTAGCTAATGCCTCACGTTGAAATCGCGCAAGAGTCTGTGGTTCGCGCTGCAAGTCCATTCGTAAAATTTTAACGGCAACTTTTCGCTGCAAAATAATGTCTTCGGCTAAATAAACGTTAGCCATCCCGCCTTCGCCCAGCGTGTCAATGATCCGGTAGCGGTCACCTAATAAATACCCTTTATCAATCACTGCTGATCACCGTCCTCGTCAACTACAAGGCAAACGGTAATATTGTCGCCACCACCTAAGCGGTTAGCTTCGTTGATTAATTTATGGCAGCGTTCCTTTAAAGACAATTCTTTGGTTGCCAAAATTTGTTGAATTTGGGGGTCACTTAACGAATTGGTCAACCCATCTGTACATAGCAAAATTACATCATTATCATGCAAAGTTATCTGGCGAAATTCTGGATCAATTGTGCTAGAAACGCCGAGTGCCTGCGTGATAATGTTTTTTTGCGGGTGATGTTTAGCCTGCTGCTTAGTAATTTGGCCAATCTTGACAAGTTCATTAACCAGCGAATGGTCTTCGACTAATTGGATAAACTTACCCGCGGTATAACTGTATGCCCGCGAGTCACCTAAGTGAGCGATTAAAGCTTCTTGCGCAAAAACAACGGCCAAAACAATCGTTGTGCCCATCCCATTCAAATCAGGAAAACGGTCAGCAGTCTTTAAAATCGTCTCATTTTCGGAATTAAGCTGGACATCAAGCCATTTACGAGCACTGTCACAATCAGTAAAGTCAGTTACGCCGAAACTATGGCCCAAATGGCTGACGGCCATTGTCGAGGCAACATCCCCGCCTTGGTGGCCACCCATGCCATCACAGACAATCGCCATAGTTGCACCGCTCTTATTTTGAAAAACTCGTACAAAATCTTGATTGCTTTTCCGTATCCGACCGATACTCGAAGCGTATGCTGTTTTAATCAAAACTCTAACCTCGCCTTACAAACTTAGCAATGAAAAAGCCGTCACTGCCATAACTATCAGGTAAAATCTTGAGCATCCCTTCTGGTGCATCAATTTTACCTGCCTTAAACGCCTGCAATTCAAATTCAGGATGTTGCTCTAAAAATGCCTTGACTACTGCCTCATCCTCTTCAACGGCAATGGTACAAGTGGAATAAACCAGTTCGCCATTCGCCTTTACAAGACCACTTAAATGATCAAGTAATGCCAACTGTACTTTTTGCAAGTTAGTTAAATCACTCAAGCTCTTGGTGTAGCGAATTTCCGGCTTACGGCGCAATAATCCCAAGCCAGAACATGGTGCATCAACCAGAATTTTAGCAAATTGACCTTGTGCAAAAACTTGATCGGCCTTGCGAGCGTCCATTGCCTTAGTGATAACGCGCTCGTTCACATTCATTCGCTCAGCATTTTGCTTAACTAGCCGCAACTTATTTTCATGAATATCAAGCGCAGTCACGTGACCCGTTGACAACTGTTCCGCAATCTGGACGGTTTTACCACCAGGTGCACTACAAGCATCCAGTACTTCTTCATCACCCATAAAATTGAAAGCATTTACCGCTAAACTAGCAGCTTCGTCTTGAATTGTCAATTTACCATCTTGAAATAACGGTGTCTCACTAACGCCACCGCGATCTAAAACTAGCTCGTCACTTGTCAAGGCAGACTCTTCTGGAGCAAAGCCCAAATCTGTCAGTTCTTTAATTACTTCTTTGGTATCTGCTAAGCGAGCAATGCGCACCGTATTTTTAGCAGGCAAATTAATACTGGTCAAAATACTGCTCGTGCGCTCAAGTCCCCAATTGTCAATTAAATATTGCACCAACCATTCGGGCACACTCTCTTTGACGCTCAAGTATTGTGCAGCATCCTTTTTATCAGGTAAGACTGACCCGCGACGAATTAACGCATGCAAAATGCCGTTAACAATTTTAAAACCGGTTGAATGAGGCTTACCAAATTGTTTAGCCAGCAGATTGGCCTCATTGACCGCTGCCCTGTTAGGCACTTTATCCAAAAATAAAATTTGGTAGCTAGACATCAATAATAACGGCAACAAATAATCTTCTTTAAGCTTGGTCTTAACTAGATCATGCAGCTGGTATTCTAAATAAATTTTGTATTGAATCGTACCATAAACTAGACGAGTACAAAAATTCCGGTCTGCTTGACTTAATTGCGAATGCCGCAGACTGTTATTCAAGCTAATGTTTGAGTATGAGCCATCGCGCAAAACGCGAATCAGTGTTTGCAGCGCGACTGCACGCGCACTTTTAGTCGTCGACAATTTGTTCTCCTACCGTATATTTACTGCCTTGACCGTTCAAAAAATTGTTAACGGTCATTTTCTTTTTACCCGCTGGTTGTAACTCTAATAAGTTCAGCACCGTCCCTTGCGCAAAACTGATTGCAAAACGGTCATCGTTTGCAACTAAACTACCTGCTGGCAGTTCTGTTTGCTCTGAACTAACTTCTGCTCGCCACACCTTCAGGCGTTTGCCAGCAACTGATAAATAGGCACCGGGATCAGGATTAAGCCCGCGAATTAAATTGTTGGCTTGTGTTGCTGTTAGTGTCAGCTTAATTTGTTCCTGGTCTTTTTGAATATTAGGTGAAAAGACAACCTTACTTGCATCCTGCGGCGTCTTTTGGTCAGGATTAGCAATGATCTGTGGCAAGGTTTCGAGCAATAAGTCACGGCCCAGCAGTGATAATTTGGCAAACACGCTGCCAGTGGTATCTTCTGGTTCAATCTTGAGTGCCTTTTGCGCATAAATATCGCCGGCATCCATTTGCTTGACCATTTCCATAATTGTTATTCCAGTTTCAGAATCACCATTGATCAGTGAATACTGAATTGGCGCCCCACCACGATATTTTGGCAATAATGAGCCGTGCACATTAACTGCCGCAATTTTAACTGAATTTAAAAATTTGGTCGGTAAAAATTGTCCGTAGGCTGCAGTAACAATCAGGTCAGCGTGCAAAGCAATCAACTCGGCAAGTTCTGGCGAGCCTGACAATTTAACTGGTTGAACAACTGGCAGATTAAGTTCTTCTGCGGCTACCTTCACTGGCGTTGGGGTAACTTTTTGCTTGCGGCCCACCTTTTTATCTGGCTGAGTAACAACCGCCTTAATATCATAATTATTCTCTACTAGTGCTCGTAAAATTGGCACCGCAAAATCGGGTGTCCCCATAAAAATAACTGATGTCATTGACATTCTCCTTTACATAATTCGCTCAGGCTCATTGTCGATATACACGCTTAAGCCGTACTTCTTTACTTCCTGCGCTGAGTCCTGAATTTGGTGTAATAAATTATTTAAGTTAACTTCTTTTTTATATTTTACCAGTATTTGATAATAATATTGGTTTTTTAGACGAGAAATTGCACTTGGTGTCGGTCCCAAGACAATCGTCGCTGGATGCAAATTAGCTTGCAAGCGGCGTTTAATCTTAAATGCTTCGCGAGCAGCATTTTGCTCCTTTTTGGCTGCGACCGATATTAATACCGTATAAAAATACGGCGGATAATTGCCGGCGTGACGCATCTGCATCTCGTAAGCGTAGAAGCGTTCATAATCTTGTGTTTGGGCGAGCTTAATTGCGTAGTGGTCCGGATTAAAGGTCTGAATGATTACCTCACCCTTTTTTTCAGCACGGCCCGCGCGGCCCGCAACCTGTGTTAACAGTTCAAAAGTCCGTTCAGAAGCATTATAATCTGGCAGCCACAAGCCAGTATCCGCATTGACAACCCCAACAAGTGTGACATTGGGAAAGTCCAGCCCTTTGGCAATCATCTGCGTCCCTAATAGAATATCTGCCTCATGATTGCCAAATGCATCCAAAATCCGTTTAAATGCCCCCTTGCGCCGGGTTGTGTCAACATCCATCCGCAAAATTCTTGCACCAGGCAGCAGTGAATTCAATTCTTCTTGAACCTTTTGCGTACCTGTCCCCAAGAAACGAATCTTAGGACTTTGACAATTAGGACACTTGCTTGGAATTACGATTGTATACCCGCAGTAATGGCATTGCATTTGTCCGGTGTCCTTGTGCATTGTTAGCGACAAATCGCAGTTGGGACACTTCATAACGTAACCGCATTCGCGGCACAACATAAAGTTGGCAAAGCCGCGCCGATTAAGCATCAGTATTACTTGCTCTTTTTTAGCCAATCGCTCTTGAATTGCAGTAACCAATTGCACCGTTAAGTCCAATTGTCCACCGGCAAAGTCAGCTTGCTTGAGGTCAATTAAATTAACTTCGGGCAATTTCTTTTGGTTAGCCCTTTTAGTCAATTTTAATAACTGATACACACCCTTTTGTGCTCGCGCACGGCTACCAAGTGATGGGGTGGCACTGCCTAACACTAAGGGGCAAGAATTATATTTACTGCGCCAGATCGCAACATCCCGGGCATGATAGCGCGGATTGTCTTCCTGCTTATATGAAGATTCATGTTCCTCGTCAATAACAATTAGGCCAATATTTGTCAAAGGTGCAAAGACTGCACTACGCGCGCCGACAACAACTCGCACTTCGCCGCGGCGGATTCGCCGCCACTCATCATACAGTTCGCCTTCCGATAAGCCACTATGCAGCACCGCTACCTGCTCGCCAAAGCGCTCTTTGACTTGGGTCACCATCTGCGGCGTTAGTGAAATTTCCGGCACCAGCATTAGCGCATTCTTCCCACTAATCAGGGTTTGGTTGATTGCATGCAAATAAACCTCAGTTTTCCCGCTGCCCGTGATGCCTTCAAGCAAAAAAGTCTGCGGCTTAGCCGTTTTAATAGCGGGTACAACTTGGTCTAATGCAGCTTGTTGCTCATCGTTCAATGTGATTTGGGCATGAGGATGCTTGTTCTTAGTGAAAGTAGCTAGCGGATCACGATAAACTTCCAGCGCTGACTTTTTCAGCCAGCCTTTTTTAACAGCACTTGTTAATGAGGCAGTATTAACCTGAGCGACTTGTTCTAATTGGCTTTGCAGCATCGGGAAGGCAGAGTAGTTTTCAATTATCGCCATCAGCAGTTGCTTTTGCTTAACCGCATTTTGTCGTAAAGACTCATAAAGGTCGATGTAGTCCTTTTTAGTTAAGACCAAAGCATACTGGTTTTGCGTCTTCACCTTGGCCCGATTTTCAACCAAATATTCAATTTTGGCATCATCATTACGTAGCAACTTGCGGATTGCCGCAATTTCCTTGGCATCGGTAACTTTATTTAAATCAATTGGCTCTCCCTGAAAAAATGGTAATTCTTTTTCCTGAGGAGATTGTGGTACCAAAATTTTGCGGTAATTTGCCCGCATCACTCGCGGCAGCATTGCCTTTAACAGTGTAATTCGATACGAAAATATGCGGTTAGACAATTCTTTAGATAATTCTACTAACTCTGGCGTTAACGGCGGCATTTCGTCAACAACTAATAGCAGATCCTTTAACTTGCCTTGAAACTGGCTGTTCTCAGTTAGGCCAACCACAAAGCCCTGCAATTTACGCGGGCCAAACGGTACAAACACCCGTGAGCCAATTTCGACATTACCAACTTCATCAGGAATATGATATTCAAAAATCCGATCCGTCTGCTTAGCTGCAATATCTACAATTACTTGCGCAATCATTTAATCACCTTGAAAAAAATGACCTCCATCACTTGCGGATGAAGGTCATGAAATTTAACCAACTTATTGATTAACCTCGCGATGTTCGGGATCAACGGTAACTTTACCGGCTTCGATTTCTTCCAGTGCCTTACCGACAGGCTTTAGCGACTTGTAGCTCTTCAATGCTTCTGGATCGCCAGCCTCTAATTCGTGTGCTCTCTTAGCAGCAAGCACTGATAACGAATAACGCGAATCAACACGTGCTAATAATTTGTCAATTGATGGATATGTAACTCTCATAATTAGTCCTCCCTGACCATTTTCCGGTAAGTATCAATTACCCGTTTGACGCTAACGTGCTCGGCATCAACAATTGCCTTAATATGATGGACGGCATTTGCCACCTGATCATTAACAACTGCATAATCATAATCTTGCATTACCAAAATTTCTTCTCTGGCCTGCTTGATGCGTCCCATAATGACGTCTTCTGATTCCGTGCCGCGGTTCTCCAAGCGCTCGTGCAAAGTGTGTAAGTCTGGTGGGGTTAAGAAAATAAAAACTCCATCCGGCATTTGTTCACGCACTTTTTGCGCCCCGTTAACGTCAATCTCTAACAACACATCTTTACCTTGCTCCAGCATCTTTTTCACTGGTGCAAGCGGCGTACCATAATAATGGTTCACATATCTATTATATTCTAGAAGTTCGCCATGGTTAATAGCTTGCTTAAAACGTTCTTCAGAAACGAAAAAATAATCTTTACCATTAACTTCGCCAGGCCGCGGCTTACGCGTCGTCATTGACACTGAATATTCAAACGGAAAAACTTTATTCTTAACTATTGCACTTTTAACGGTTCCTTTGCCAACTCCTGAAGGACCCGAAAGGACAAGTAACAAACCTTTATCTGCCATGCCATACTCCCCTATAAAAAGCTATTAAGTCTATTTAAAACTAAATGTAACAGTTTTTCAAGTTAATAAGTTTTTTGAGCAAATTTACACCAAACACTTGTTTTCGTAAACAGATGTTCGTATAATATGTTTATCAAACAAATGTTCGCTACTTTCAAGGGGTGCTTTAATGAAAAACTCGCTTAAGAAAATTTACCATTACCTATTTACTTATGATGATGACAGACTAAGCATTTATAACCAAGCTTATCGTCATATCTTAACTGCCCTAAACTTTGCTCTGCTTCACCGTGATTTTGTCATGATTACCTACCCAAATGACACAAGTGAAATCGGTCAGATTGTTAAGCGTGTATCGGCTGGACGTTTTATCTTACGTTCTAATGACCGCAAAATATTAAAAATAATTGACGTCAGCAATATTTTTCGGATTGATTTAGCTTAATAAAAACAACAAAAAGCTCGAGAACTAAAAATTCTCGAGCTTTTTTGATTATGAAATTTTGGCAAACACTTCACAGACAACTAGTGTCTCGTCATTAAAGGTCCAGCCTTCTTCTTTACATTCTTTAGTAAAGAAATCAACATGTGCCTGATGCCAATATGCATACGTGCGGTCACCCTCACCCTCATGATAAGCATGCTCTTGCGATACCTGCTTAAAGGGCATTACCTCACAAACCTTATTTTGCACGACACAAATCGGCTTATCAGAGCCATCTAGAATAATGCAGTACTTACCAACTTGCGCCAGACTATCCTCTGGTACATAGATACTAGTTGTCGCCGTCTTTATTCCGCAATTAACTAAATCGGCTAATTCATCAGCCATTTCTTTAGTATCACCAAAGGCAAATGCCTCATCCAATTCATTAGGATCAATTGCTCTTTCAATACAAAAATTACGCCAATACTGTTCTATTTGTGCATTCATTTTTTCTTTTTAAAACTCTCCATCAAATCTTCGGCATTCTGTTTAGCAGCTTCCGTTACGTTGCTGCCGGCCATCATTTCCGCAATCGCAGTAATTGTTTCTTCTTGCGTCAACGGCCCAATCTGCGTGTAAGTAGCACCATCCTTAACTTGTTTAGCCACCAAGTACTTTTGGTCACCTGCGGCGGCCACTTGCGGCGAGTGCGTGATCGCAATGACCTGTTTACTTTCACCAATTGAGTGCATCTTGGCACCAATTGCGGCCGACACGCGACCAGAAACACCGGTATCAATTTCATCAAAAATCATGGTGCCAACCGGTTCTACCCGACTAAAAATCGCTTTTAATGCCAAAATTAGCCGCGATTGCTCACCACCAGAAACAATCTTAACTAGCGGCATCAAATCCTCGCCGGGATTTGGCGCAATCAAAAAGACAATTTCATCAGTACCCTTGCTGGTAAAAGTCGTCGTACTTGAAAAATCAATCGCAAACCGCGCTTTTGCCATATAAAGATCGGCCAATTCCTGCTTGATTTTTTCCTCAAGATTACGAGCAACCTGCTCGCGCGTATCATGCAGTCCTCGTGCTTCTTGCGTCAGCTTTTCTTCAATTTCGGCAACCTGCTTCTGCAATTCTTCTTCGTCAAGGCCACCAGTTTCATATTGCCCTAATTCCTTTTGCACTTTTGTATAAAAAGCAAAAACATCTTCAAGGTCTGGACCATACTTTTTCTTCAGTGAATTCAAGGTATCTAGCCGGCTAGAAACATACTGGTAACGTTCCTCATCAAAGTCCATTTCATCCAAGACATTCGACAGTTCTCCGCGGGCATCACTTAACGCATAGACCCCATCGTCAATTGTCTTGGCAATATCCTTAAACTTGGAACCATATTCACTCAACTCATTGGCAGCATTTTGCGCGTCGCCAATTAAGGTTTCAATACCGTGCTCGTCATCATCATATAATTGCATCAAATAATTGGCAGTATCGACAATTTTTTGATAATTGTTCAGCTCGTTAAATTCTTCTTCAAGCTGCTCATCTTCATGGACATCTGTCAGGTTAGCTGCAGCCAGTTCATCATTTTGAAATTTTAAAATGTCCTGCTTTTGTGCTAATTCCTGCGCGTCTTTACGCAGATGGTTGAGCCGCGAAGTTAAAGTTTGCCACTTTGCAAAATCCTTTTGATAACTTGCTAGAGCCGTCTTAAAACTTGCCGGCGCGTAATTATCCACTAAATCAATCTGCCGATCCTGATCCATTAGTATCTGCTGGTCATTTTGACCATGAATATCAACTAGATAATTGCCTAACTCACGCAAGACATTAATTGTCGTCAACTGACCGTTAATGCGCACCACGTTGCGACCTTTGACAGCCAGTTCACGACTAATTATCAGCTGACCATCAGAATCTGGCAGACCATACTTTTCACATAATTCGGTGATTTCATTAGTACCCTGATTAACCTCAAATAATCCAGTGACAACGGCCTTTTTTTCACCGCTGCGCACCATTTCTTTTTGACCGCGCCCACCCATCAAGAGTGACACGGCATCAATAATAATTGATTTTCCGGCACCAGTTTCACCAATCAGCACCGTCATATTTTCTTGAAAGCGAACCTTCAGCGCCTTGATAATGGCAAAGTTCTTAATATCCAGCTCAACTAACATTTTTAACTCCTAAAGTTCATGAACTGCCCGTTCTACAACCTCTTCTGGCGTACCTGACCACAATTTTTGGCCGCCATTATGTTCTTCTTTTTGTAAATGAATCAAAAATTCAATGTTGCCCTTGCCGCCCTTAATTGGCGAATAATCAACATCAAGAACATTGAAGCCAACCTTCAGCGCCTGCTCAATTGTGTGTTCAATCACGGCACAATGAACCGCGTGATCATGCACAATACCGTGCTTGCCCACATTTTCTGGGCCAGCTTCAAACTGCGGCTTAATCAGACAGACGGCATCACAACCATCTTTTAAAATTTCAAACATCGGCGGCATAATCAAATCCAGCGAAATAAAGGAAACATCCGTCATGGCAAAGTCGGGCAGGCCTTGGGTAAAATCTGCCGGCTTACTATAACGAAAATTTTGCTTTTCCATGACAACAACACGGTCATCGTCGCGCAGTTGCCACGCCAGTTGGTTATAACCAACATCGAGGGCATAAACCATTTTGGCACCATTCTGCAA
Coding sequences within it:
- the pknB gene encoding Stk1 family PASTA domain-containing Ser/Thr kinase encodes the protein MIDKGYLLGDRYRIIDTLGEGGMANVYLAEDIILQRKVAVKILRMDLQREPQTLARFQREALATSELSHPNIVMVLDVGTDYGLPYMVMEYVSGPDLKEYIRQNSPLDLRDVIRIMDQILSAMALAHKHNVIHRDLKPQNILMDKRGNIKIADFGIAVALNQNSVTQTNSAIGSVHYMSPEQTRGGLVTKQSDLYSLGIILYELITGTVPFNGDTAVAIALKHAQEPIPSIKLKDPKVPQALENVVLKATAKDPRDRYSTAQEMKADLDTSLDASRADEPVFIPNHGLNNDETIVLPNFKPSRKTEVTQEKAQGKEAEQQPVKKTGLLASLRQNKWWWLFIAVAAAAVVGLMFLVLSSHADVRIPDVTNLTEKSARVQLEKVGLKVGHIKHKSSDSIDQGRVIETLPPAGSQSKKGRPIDLYISDGAGMVRVPDVTGEDYDAAVAKLQKLGFDVIKDTQYSPNVPPDHVISQSIAADVEVKPNQTTVTLVVSKGRDDGPRRNSIKLANLKDYTLKEAQEYAHKRGLTLQVTSTYSDKVKKGKIISMSPAAGTQVPRSSTVTVSLSEGPKEEEDSSAIKTFTVNYDSENTSGSHGNHVQIYVSDDNHSLSNIYRDLYIKRDTNFSIPFSLKNGAGSLRVVRDGQTILNEKVK
- a CDS encoding Stp1/IreP family PP2C-type Ser/Thr phosphatase → MIKTAYASSIGRIRKSNQDFVRVFQNKSGATMAIVCDGMGGHQGGDVASTMAVSHLGHSFGVTDFTDCDSARKWLDVQLNSENETILKTADRFPDLNGMGTTIVLAVVFAQEALIAHLGDSRAYSYTAGKFIQLVEDHSLVNELVKIGQITKQQAKHHPQKNIITQALGVSSTIDPEFRQITLHDNDVILLCTDGLTNSLSDPQIQQILATKELSLKERCHKLINEANRLGGGDNITVCLVVDEDGDQQ
- the rsmB gene encoding 16S rRNA (cytosine(967)-C(5))-methyltransferase RsmB, which codes for MSTTKSARAVALQTLIRVLRDGSYSNISLNNSLRHSQLSQADRNFCTRLVYGTIQYKIYLEYQLHDLVKTKLKEDYLLPLLLMSSYQILFLDKVPNRAAVNEANLLAKQFGKPHSTGFKIVNGILHALIRRGSVLPDKKDAAQYLSVKESVPEWLVQYLIDNWGLERTSSILTSINLPAKNTVRIARLADTKEVIKELTDLGFAPEESALTSDELVLDRGGVSETPLFQDGKLTIQDEAASLAVNAFNFMGDEEVLDACSAPGGKTVQIAEQLSTGHVTALDIHENKLRLVKQNAERMNVNERVITKAMDARKADQVFAQGQFAKILVDAPCSGLGLLRRKPEIRYTKSLSDLTNLQKVQLALLDHLSGLVKANGELVYSTCTIAVEEDEAVVKAFLEQHPEFELQAFKAGKIDAPEGMLKILPDSYGSDGFFIAKFVRRG
- the fmt gene encoding methionyl-tRNA formyltransferase gives rise to the protein MTSVIFMGTPDFAVPILRALVENNYDIKAVVTQPDKKVGRKQKVTPTPVKVAAEELNLPVVQPVKLSGSPELAELIALHADLIVTAAYGQFLPTKFLNSVKIAAVNVHGSLLPKYRGGAPIQYSLINGDSETGITIMEMVKQMDAGDIYAQKALKIEPEDTTGSVFAKLSLLGRDLLLETLPQIIANPDQKTPQDASKVVFSPNIQKDQEQIKLTLTATQANNLIRGLNPDPGAYLSVAGKRLKVWRAEVSSEQTELPAGSLVANDDRFAISFAQGTVLNLLELQPAGKKKMTVNNFLNGQGSKYTVGEQIVDD
- the priA gene encoding primosomal protein N', which translates into the protein MIAQVIVDIAAKQTDRIFEYHIPDEVGNVEIGSRVFVPFGPRKLQGFVVGLTENSQFQGKLKDLLLVVDEMPPLTPELVELSKELSNRIFSYRITLLKAMLPRVMRANYRKILVPQSPQEKELPFFQGEPIDLNKVTDAKEIAAIRKLLRNDDAKIEYLVENRAKVKTQNQYALVLTKKDYIDLYESLRQNAVKQKQLLMAIIENYSAFPMLQSQLEQVAQVNTASLTSAVKKGWLKKSALEVYRDPLATFTKNKHPHAQITLNDEQQAALDQVVPAIKTAKPQTFLLEGITGSGKTEVYLHAINQTLISGKNALMLVPEISLTPQMVTQVKERFGEQVAVLHSGLSEGELYDEWRRIRRGEVRVVVGARSAVFAPLTNIGLIVIDEEHESSYKQEDNPRYHARDVAIWRSKYNSCPLVLGSATPSLGSRARAQKGVYQLLKLTKRANQKKLPEVNLIDLKQADFAGGQLDLTVQLVTAIQERLAKKEQVILMLNRRGFANFMLCRECGYVMKCPNCDLSLTMHKDTGQMQCHYCGYTIVIPSKCPNCQSPKIRFLGTGTQKVQEELNSLLPGARILRMDVDTTRRKGAFKRILDAFGNHEADILLGTQMIAKGLDFPNVTLVGVVNADTGLWLPDYNASERTFELLTQVAGRAGRAEKKGEVIIQTFNPDHYAIKLAQTQDYERFYAYEMQMRHAGNYPPYFYTVLISVAAKKEQNAAREAFKIKRRLQANLHPATIVLGPTPSAISRLKNQYYYQILVKYKKEVNLNNLLHQIQDSAQEVKKYGLSVYIDNEPERIM
- the rpoZ gene encoding DNA-directed RNA polymerase subunit omega, whose translation is MRVTYPSIDKLLARVDSRYSLSVLAAKRAHELEAGDPEALKSYKSLKPVGKALEEIEAGKVTVDPEHREVNQ
- the gmk gene encoding guanylate kinase; this translates as MADKGLLLVLSGPSGVGKGTVKSAIVKNKVFPFEYSVSMTTRKPRPGEVNGKDYFFVSEERFKQAINHGELLEYNRYVNHYYGTPLAPVKKMLEQGKDVLLEIDVNGAQKVREQMPDGVFIFLTPPDLHTLHERLENRGTESEDVIMGRIKQAREEILVMQDYDYAVVNDQVANAVHHIKAIVDAEHVSVKRVIDTYRKMVRED
- a CDS encoding ASCH domain-containing protein, translated to MNAQIEQYWRNFCIERAIDPNELDEAFAFGDTKEMADELADLVNCGIKTATTSIYVPEDSLAQVGKYCIILDGSDKPICVVQNKVCEVMPFKQVSQEHAYHEGEGDRTYAYWHQAHVDFFTKECKEEGWTFNDETLVVCEVFAKIS
- the recN gene encoding DNA repair protein RecN, which codes for MLVELDIKNFAIIKALKVRFQENMTVLIGETGAGKSIIIDAVSLLMGGRGQKEMVRSGEKKAVVTGLFEVNQGTNEITELCEKYGLPDSDGQLIISRELAVKGRNVVRINGQLTTINVLRELGNYLVDIHGQNDQQILMDQDRQIDLVDNYAPASFKTALASYQKDFAKWQTLTSRLNHLRKDAQELAQKQDILKFQNDELAAANLTDVHEDEQLEEEFNELNNYQKIVDTANYLMQLYDDDEHGIETLIGDAQNAANELSEYGSKFKDIAKTIDDGVYALSDARGELSNVLDEMDFDEERYQYVSSRLDTLNSLKKKYGPDLEDVFAFYTKVQKELGQYETGGLDEEELQKQVAEIEEKLTQEARGLHDTREQVARNLEEKIKQELADLYMAKARFAIDFSSTTTFTSKGTDEIVFLIAPNPGEDLMPLVKIVSGGEQSRLILALKAIFSRVEPVGTMIFDEIDTGVSGRVSAAIGAKMHSIGESKQVIAITHSPQVAAAGDQKYLVAKQVKDGATYTQIGPLTQEETITAIAEMMAGSNVTEAAKQNAEDLMESFKKKK
- a CDS encoding TlyA family RNA methyltransferase; this encodes MTKKRADILLAEQGLFHSRTQAQRAIMAGLVSDHNHQRIDKSGTSFPEDEKFYIKDDGKKYVSRGGFKLEKALKSFQIDLNNKICLDIGASTGGFTDVALQNGAKMVYALDVGYNQLAWQLRDDDRVVVMEKQNFRYSKPADFTQGLPDFAMTDVSFISLDLIMPPMFEILKDGCDAVCLIKPQFEAGPENVGKHGIVHDHAVHCAVIEHTIEQALKVGFNVLDVDYSPIKGGKGNIEFLIHLQKEEHNGGQKLWSGTPEEVVERAVHEL